A region from the Flavobacteriales bacterium genome encodes:
- a CDS encoding proprotein convertase P-domain-containing protein encodes MMKRITTALALALAFCSGVSAQTVSLYAYSQSVGTYTPISGGSVLGTETNGAQKFVDPGVPAGGTTSTGVGLPIGFDFTFRGVTFDRFAVSTDGWISLGQSALGATAVNMPTTTVPLSTTTAVTPAQLRSRIAALGRDIRGKGVGSGSDLRYQTIGSAPNRTLVVQWSNYERASGTVGANGDIINFQIRLNETTNVVDVVWGSNFFSPTVASTVYAQVGLGGHAATDFNNRTTTTDWNNTTAGTLNTNTCAMANTALTGVITPANGFTMTWTGPNCAPPAATASTTLDCANGQFSVVVDVTALGTGNTSVDLVHTVGGTPTTQYSGVVAPGMFAMGPFALATTATITIVTSPDNICTLNLGNFTQAVANCPITSYPYCQTFNAFTDGTASTSCTFVQPLEEGWTNTSTPGWLVETSGTANSLNTGPDTDNPNGPSTGTGRYLYIEASGNCTERIAVSNTYDISSITAGNGAEMSLWYHMFGAQIGTFTVEVEDLTNSPGTYTTLFTQTGTQGNIWLHTGWLDVDAVVAGPLVRFRVRATQNGTFEGDAAFDDFCVREALACVPPVATAQVSGSSCANNEYFVTVDLTLLGDAASVDLVPSAGTPITGVTAPGTYVLGPFTIGSPVSVTVVHAGDPACNISLGNFNSTLTCGAHNTCALGIAVPDNGCATQNNLNLGVVVTAPGTALGTDVNLQSVELITSHTFNSDLRLTLISPDGDQAALISTGVFGGGDNLGDPLNCPTAVFRLQDGGTAMTTTLTNNVTGTFNPHTPISNLNNGGPASGTWIFRFCDAANGDIPTIQFVKLNFITCTQSAATASVVPACATSQFNVDVNLTALGNLATDVDIVASVDGGVPTVYHDNVSAIQVYSVGPFNSGENVVVSVLHNQDPTCDLALPAVTYNCPISSFPACEDFDTWTNCSTSSTCTTGCTLEEGWSNITTSTWRTWTGSRPSSNTGPIFDHTSGTGKWLYIETSTVCPDRIAETPLYDISSLNAGNGAEVSVWYHMWDNATGDMGTFSVAVEDVTNAPGVYNTIFTQTGDQGDVWNHTGWLNLDAFPGPIVRFRITGTNTLTFQGDMAMDDFCVREQLPCVPVVATGADVSDCATNTFSVNVDLTSLGDAATVDIVEIVNGGAPTVVHDDVAALQVYTVGPYANTASVQVLVVHPAFTQCTADLGIFTFNNSLTCVQCSPSVPVSETYCYVASDNQAWTYATQGAGILRLQFARGTVESSSFDDLIIYDGPDSNSPVLFANPANTGNLGPAGSAILSTDPDFFNVDVFSSGGFIHMAFTSDGSVQCATATNYDQWEWTVTCIDCVSPVASTSQNLNCATGDFTVDVDLTSLGNSATVDIVEVVNGGAANVVHNDVSALQTYPMGPYLGTDVVDLSIIHATNSNCDVDLGTFSADVDCILCGAPAESSTYCYVANDNQSWTYFASGTGTLRLRFLRGTLETNSFDDLTIYDGPDNTYPILFANPANTGNLGPAGSGILTTDPDFFAVDVLATGQYLHMTFTSDGSVQCATSTTYDPWLWEVFCFDCTAPTATATVVEDCNNYQYSVSVDITSLGDATDVDIVGSVNGGAPTVLVDNVSTTGVVTVGPFASAASVALNVVHNQDALCNTSLGTLSFVCPPTVQCGVYSNGTVTAIPDAGNVMSTIVTGPMMGERITDLDLVIKINHTDLADLDITLTSPGGTVIDIMNDQCASKDSINVRFSDEAASTIVCGAVTTVPLIGEYRTSGTLADALSGFDTQLFEGTWTLSVTDDATTDVGSLVQWCLIPTLVTPDCPDVPTGLAVASNTFNSVTLNWTPGATNTGYEIEYGPVGFTQGTGTVVSGALPPPAVVGGLASGESFQFYLTETCPAGDAVAVGPVTGSTLLLVNSYPYCNDLEGYTTSGVTCATVNTLAPALGWFNVNEGASGTDWLTDENGTGSTITGPSIDYFPGTTTGNYLYIEASTCASREAELYSPAFDFSTLANQPVVSFWYHMCGNDGAMGTLTLEMESPVGAGNWTTLFSRSGEDPDQTTEASPWKEVRVTLTNLPATTGSFRITGTTEATGFEGDMAIDYFCVTEAPCFIPQATVSHTCLDLFNFSVDVTVTNIGSHTGVDISDGLGNNVLNVGPGTYTLGTYPNGTNLSISLTSVNDGSCVNTYAYTATCIVPTDDCSQAQLLGCGTTVQGNTSGMANTLPVNACPFLGAPSLGGVNWWKFSSPVDQEVKLSTCNVASYNTRISVFEGPDCNNLSCMTFNDDLAGCSANSSEVDFLALANVEYYIAVHGSGAASGVYTLSIICTAPCTPVTVNDRCADATTLVPVLNDGLSVPTAGDNTCAFTDVNPTCNLVGTVQGVWYTFNSGVNATAYLSLLNDDFGYTAPTLNYVLYDGACTPLGATNEVACATSAEGEDLLLPALTPNTDYRLLVYNAGGIGTEGTFGVEVTVPAQNDAGIDSVHYPNDLVCTSNIAAVVEIKNHGAAPLTTVDIVFSFDGGAPQTYEWTGNLAFNATELVELPATLLAQGPHTLDVATANPNSLPDEIPANDADGSSFDASGEAVSIHIFQDRWGSETTWEIYDALEIAAIASGGPYNDLAATGTLQTVEQACLPVTFGNCFTLRIYDAFGDGMCCLYGEGRWEVRTPGGALLLRDNFHGSGTLTGSAIYDGDQSPAVGANPTYGGHEFCLPQGPSNIESSECGVFNNTLSNKVFTTSTPGTGLYMFEFVNPDQAYRRRITVSNRFVKLSQLQTSPLVAGVHYFVRARRDAANDGFFNDNWGSGCEMALDVTVGQGCVQLIDDTDLPTHSCGVTRSFGYSDKVWATPVLGATQYRFKFTGALDPDGPNGPLAPVVGDRVITQTSYVRVLNWASYTLLDGETYNVQVEVFVNGVWSGYCGNICTVTIDNPAFAGNNLNVTFDRSQEGVVLYPNPVRDGIVNLSITGLSGTEHDVEIDVYDMFGKRVHSRSIGTEGATELRAVLDLGNSLASGMYMVDITMGDRHSVQRLSIQ; translated from the coding sequence ATGATGAAACGCATTACAACCGCGTTAGCGCTGGCCTTGGCATTCTGTTCCGGCGTCAGCGCGCAAACCGTTTCGCTGTACGCATACAGCCAATCGGTCGGGACCTATACGCCAATATCAGGCGGTTCCGTTCTAGGTACCGAAACGAACGGCGCCCAGAAGTTCGTTGATCCGGGCGTGCCTGCCGGTGGAACAACAAGCACGGGTGTAGGCTTGCCCATCGGTTTCGATTTCACGTTCCGCGGGGTGACGTTCGATCGGTTCGCTGTAAGCACTGATGGCTGGATCTCTTTGGGCCAATCAGCACTTGGTGCCACAGCGGTCAATATGCCGACGACAACGGTTCCTTTGAGCACCACAACGGCCGTTACTCCGGCACAGTTGCGGAGCCGCATTGCGGCGCTTGGACGCGACATTCGTGGCAAAGGTGTGGGCAGTGGTTCGGATCTGCGGTACCAGACCATAGGGTCCGCCCCCAACCGGACACTGGTGGTGCAATGGTCGAACTACGAGAGGGCCTCCGGCACGGTCGGGGCCAACGGGGACATCATCAACTTCCAGATCCGCCTCAATGAGACAACGAACGTCGTTGATGTGGTGTGGGGTTCCAACTTCTTCAGCCCTACGGTGGCCAGCACGGTTTACGCCCAAGTGGGACTAGGGGGGCATGCTGCTACCGATTTCAACAACCGGACCACCACCACGGATTGGAACAACACGACAGCTGGTACGCTGAACACCAATACATGCGCAATGGCGAACACTGCGCTTACCGGTGTCATCACACCTGCCAACGGCTTTACCATGACATGGACCGGCCCGAACTGCGCTCCGCCGGCAGCAACCGCAAGTACCACACTGGATTGTGCGAACGGTCAGTTCTCGGTAGTGGTGGACGTTACGGCGCTGGGAACGGGCAATACAAGTGTTGACCTTGTGCACACCGTGGGCGGCACGCCGACAACGCAATATTCCGGAGTTGTTGCTCCGGGCATGTTCGCTATGGGACCCTTTGCATTGGCCACAACTGCGACCATCACCATCGTCACCTCCCCTGATAACATCTGCACGCTGAACTTGGGGAACTTTACCCAAGCAGTTGCCAACTGCCCAATAACAAGCTATCCGTATTGCCAGACGTTCAACGCCTTTACGGATGGTACCGCCAGTACCAGTTGCACTTTCGTGCAGCCTTTGGAAGAAGGTTGGACCAACACCAGCACACCGGGGTGGTTGGTGGAAACGAGCGGCACGGCGAACAGCCTGAACACCGGCCCCGACACGGACAACCCGAACGGGCCAAGCACCGGCACTGGACGATATTTGTACATAGAGGCCTCTGGCAACTGCACGGAGCGCATTGCGGTCAGCAACACCTATGATATCAGTTCCATCACTGCCGGGAACGGAGCGGAGATGTCACTCTGGTACCACATGTTCGGTGCGCAGATCGGCACCTTCACCGTGGAGGTGGAAGACCTTACGAACAGCCCGGGCACCTACACCACACTGTTCACCCAGACGGGGACACAGGGCAACATTTGGTTGCACACTGGGTGGTTGGATGTTGACGCGGTTGTGGCTGGCCCTTTGGTCAGGTTCCGGGTGCGGGCGACCCAGAACGGCACGTTCGAGGGTGACGCCGCATTCGATGATTTCTGCGTGCGCGAAGCTTTGGCTTGTGTGCCACCAGTCGCTACGGCGCAGGTGAGCGGCTCCAGTTGTGCCAACAACGAGTACTTCGTGACGGTCGATCTGACCTTATTGGGCGACGCTGCTTCAGTGGATCTGGTTCCCTCGGCCGGCACACCGATCACTGGTGTTACGGCACCCGGGACTTATGTCCTTGGACCATTCACCATTGGCAGCCCGGTTTCGGTTACCGTGGTGCATGCAGGCGACCCGGCTTGCAACATTTCCCTGGGCAATTTCAACAGCACGCTTACCTGCGGAGCACACAACACCTGCGCTTTGGGCATTGCCGTTCCCGACAACGGATGCGCCACGCAGAACAATTTGAACCTGGGTGTGGTGGTAACAGCACCAGGTACCGCTCTCGGTACCGATGTTAACCTCCAGTCGGTTGAACTGATCACCTCCCACACGTTCAACAGCGACCTGCGCCTGACACTGATCAGTCCGGATGGCGATCAAGCCGCTCTGATCAGCACCGGGGTTTTCGGTGGAGGCGATAACCTTGGAGATCCGTTGAATTGCCCAACGGCTGTCTTCCGCTTGCAGGACGGTGGCACTGCCATGACCACTACCTTAACGAACAACGTCACGGGAACATTCAACCCGCACACGCCGATCAGCAACTTGAACAATGGCGGTCCAGCAAGTGGAACATGGATCTTCCGGTTCTGTGATGCCGCCAATGGCGACATCCCGACGATCCAATTCGTGAAGTTGAACTTCATCACCTGCACCCAATCCGCAGCTACGGCATCGGTCGTTCCGGCTTGTGCAACCAGCCAGTTCAACGTGGACGTTAACCTCACTGCATTGGGCAACTTGGCGACGGATGTGGATATCGTGGCCAGTGTGGACGGTGGTGTTCCTACCGTTTACCACGATAACGTTTCCGCCATCCAGGTTTATTCCGTTGGCCCTTTCAACTCAGGCGAAAACGTGGTGGTGTCCGTTCTGCACAACCAGGACCCCACCTGTGATCTTGCCCTGCCGGCCGTTACGTACAACTGCCCTATCAGCAGCTTTCCGGCTTGCGAGGACTTCGATACATGGACGAATTGTTCTACGTCAAGCACATGCACCACAGGATGCACGCTTGAAGAAGGGTGGTCGAACATCACCACTAGCACCTGGCGTACTTGGACCGGTTCGCGGCCTAGCTCGAACACGGGTCCGATCTTCGACCACACAAGCGGTACCGGCAAGTGGCTCTACATCGAAACGTCTACTGTGTGCCCTGACCGCATCGCCGAGACCCCACTGTACGATATCTCCAGCTTGAACGCCGGCAACGGTGCCGAGGTGTCCGTTTGGTACCACATGTGGGACAACGCGACCGGGGATATGGGTACCTTCTCCGTGGCGGTGGAGGATGTGACCAATGCTCCTGGGGTCTACAACACCATCTTCACCCAAACTGGTGATCAGGGTGATGTGTGGAACCACACGGGTTGGTTGAACCTGGATGCCTTCCCCGGACCGATCGTCAGGTTCCGCATTACCGGAACCAATACACTGACCTTCCAAGGCGACATGGCCATGGACGACTTCTGTGTGCGCGAGCAATTGCCCTGCGTACCGGTGGTGGCCACGGGCGCTGACGTGAGCGATTGCGCAACCAACACGTTCAGCGTGAATGTTGACCTCACCAGCCTTGGCGATGCCGCCACAGTTGATATTGTTGAGATCGTGAACGGGGGTGCCCCGACGGTGGTGCACGACGACGTCGCCGCATTGCAGGTCTATACCGTTGGCCCCTATGCCAACACTGCAAGCGTGCAGGTGCTGGTGGTACACCCCGCTTTCACCCAATGCACGGCCGACCTTGGGATCTTCACCTTCAACAACAGCCTCACGTGCGTACAATGTTCGCCGAGCGTACCCGTCAGCGAAACATATTGTTACGTGGCCAGCGATAACCAAGCGTGGACGTACGCTACCCAAGGTGCAGGTATCCTCCGTTTGCAGTTCGCCCGTGGAACCGTTGAATCAAGCTCATTCGACGACCTGATCATCTACGACGGCCCGGACAGTAATTCTCCGGTGCTGTTCGCCAACCCGGCCAACACTGGTAACCTGGGCCCGGCTGGTAGTGCCATTCTGAGCACCGACCCGGATTTCTTCAATGTGGACGTCTTCAGTTCGGGCGGCTTCATCCACATGGCCTTTACGTCTGACGGATCGGTGCAATGTGCCACAGCTACCAATTACGATCAATGGGAGTGGACCGTAACATGCATTGATTGTGTATCGCCCGTTGCAAGCACTTCCCAGAACCTGAACTGCGCCACGGGCGATTTCACGGTGGATGTGGACCTGACGAGCCTGGGCAACTCGGCCACGGTTGATATTGTTGAAGTGGTGAACGGCGGCGCGGCCAACGTGGTCCACAATGACGTCAGCGCACTTCAGACCTATCCCATGGGGCCCTACCTCGGTACCGATGTGGTTGACCTGTCGATCATACACGCCACGAACAGCAACTGCGATGTGGACTTGGGCACCTTCAGTGCGGACGTGGATTGCATTCTATGCGGTGCACCCGCAGAAAGCAGCACCTATTGCTATGTTGCAAACGACAACCAAAGCTGGACCTACTTCGCCAGTGGAACAGGCACGTTGCGCCTGCGTTTCTTGCGCGGAACACTGGAAACGAACTCGTTCGACGACCTGACCATTTATGACGGCCCGGACAACACCTACCCGATCCTCTTTGCCAACCCGGCCAACACCGGTAACCTTGGTCCGGCGGGCAGTGGCATTCTGACCACTGACCCTGACTTCTTCGCTGTGGACGTGCTTGCCACTGGGCAATATCTGCACATGACGTTCACCTCCGACGGTTCGGTGCAGTGTGCGACCTCCACCACCTACGATCCTTGGTTGTGGGAGGTTTTCTGCTTCGATTGCACGGCGCCTACGGCCACAGCCACCGTCGTGGAGGATTGCAACAATTATCAGTACTCCGTATCGGTTGACATCACCAGCCTCGGTGATGCAACGGATGTGGACATCGTTGGCTCGGTGAACGGCGGCGCACCTACAGTACTCGTTGACAATGTGAGCACCACGGGTGTTGTAACAGTTGGTCCGTTCGCAAGTGCAGCATCGGTGGCTCTGAACGTGGTGCACAATCAGGATGCTTTGTGCAATACTTCACTCGGCACTTTGTCGTTCGTCTGCCCGCCCACAGTGCAGTGCGGTGTTTACTCGAACGGTACCGTGACCGCGATACCGGATGCCGGTAACGTAATGAGCACCATTGTCACCGGACCGATGATGGGCGAACGGATCACCGATCTGGACTTGGTGATCAAGATCAACCACACGGATCTGGCCGATCTGGACATTACGCTTACCAGCCCGGGCGGCACGGTGATCGACATCATGAACGACCAGTGCGCGAGCAAGGACAGCATTAATGTCCGGTTCTCGGACGAGGCCGCTTCGACCATAGTGTGCGGGGCCGTCACCACGGTTCCGTTGATCGGTGAGTACCGGACCAGTGGAACACTGGCCGATGCGCTGAGCGGGTTCGATACCCAATTGTTCGAGGGGACATGGACCCTTAGCGTGACCGACGACGCCACAACCGACGTGGGGTCTCTTGTCCAGTGGTGCCTGATACCGACCCTGGTCACACCGGATTGCCCGGATGTACCAACGGGCTTGGCCGTTGCGTCGAACACGTTCAACAGCGTAACGTTGAACTGGACCCCTGGCGCGACCAACACAGGCTACGAGATCGAATACGGTCCAGTTGGATTCACACAGGGCACAGGCACTGTAGTATCCGGCGCACTGCCCCCACCAGCGGTGGTTGGTGGTTTGGCCAGTGGGGAGAGCTTCCAGTTCTATTTGACGGAAACCTGCCCGGCCGGCGACGCCGTGGCGGTTGGTCCGGTGACCGGGTCAACGCTCCTGTTGGTGAACAGCTACCCGTACTGCAACGATCTGGAGGGCTATACCACTAGTGGTGTTACCTGTGCTACCGTGAACACCCTTGCGCCGGCATTGGGCTGGTTCAACGTGAACGAAGGTGCTTCGGGGACGGACTGGCTCACGGATGAAAATGGTACCGGAAGTACGATTACCGGACCGAGCATTGACTATTTCCCTGGTACGACCACCGGCAATTACCTCTACATCGAAGCTTCAACTTGCGCCAGCCGCGAAGCCGAGTTGTACAGCCCTGCCTTTGATTTCAGCACATTGGCCAACCAGCCCGTGGTGTCCTTCTGGTACCACATGTGCGGGAACGATGGCGCAATGGGCACGCTGACCTTGGAGATGGAGTCTCCTGTGGGGGCAGGCAACTGGACCACCTTGTTCAGCCGGAGCGGCGAAGATCCCGACCAAACAACCGAGGCGAGCCCATGGAAGGAAGTGAGGGTAACGCTCACGAACCTTCCGGCCACCACCGGTAGCTTCCGGATAACCGGAACGACCGAGGCCACCGGCTTTGAAGGCGACATGGCGATCGATTACTTCTGTGTCACTGAAGCGCCATGCTTCATACCTCAGGCAACCGTTTCGCACACATGCCTCGACCTGTTCAACTTCTCCGTTGACGTGACCGTAACCAACATCGGATCGCACACCGGAGTGGACATCAGTGATGGGTTGGGGAACAACGTGCTGAACGTTGGGCCGGGTACCTACACCTTGGGGACCTACCCGAATGGAACCAACCTCAGTATCAGCCTCACAAGCGTGAATGACGGCAGTTGCGTTAACACTTACGCTTACACGGCAACTTGCATCGTTCCCACGGATGATTGCTCCCAAGCCCAACTGTTGGGCTGCGGCACAACTGTGCAAGGCAACACTTCAGGCATGGCCAACACCCTGCCCGTTAATGCCTGCCCGTTCCTGGGTGCCCCTTCTCTGGGTGGCGTCAACTGGTGGAAGTTCAGTTCGCCTGTTGACCAGGAGGTGAAGCTCAGCACATGCAACGTCGCTTCGTACAACACACGGATCTCCGTGTTCGAAGGGCCTGATTGCAACAACCTGAGCTGTATGACCTTCAATGATGACCTGGCCGGTTGCAGTGCGAACTCCTCCGAGGTTGACTTCCTCGCGTTGGCCAATGTGGAGTACTACATAGCCGTCCACGGTTCAGGAGCAGCATCAGGTGTTTACACACTTTCCATCATATGCACCGCTCCTTGCACACCGGTCACAGTGAACGATCGTTGCGCGGACGCGACCACGTTGGTCCCCGTTTTGAACGATGGCTTGAGCGTTCCAACAGCGGGCGACAACACATGCGCATTCACGGATGTCAACCCGACGTGCAACCTTGTCGGGACCGTCCAGGGCGTTTGGTACACGTTCAACAGCGGGGTGAATGCCACGGCCTACTTGAGCTTGTTGAACGATGATTTCGGTTACACCGCCCCCACTCTGAACTACGTGCTATACGACGGTGCATGCACACCGTTGGGAGCCACGAACGAGGTGGCGTGCGCTACTTCGGCTGAGGGCGAGGACCTCCTGTTGCCCGCACTTACACCGAACACGGACTACCGATTGCTTGTTTACAATGCCGGTGGAATCGGTACGGAAGGCACGTTCGGCGTTGAGGTCACCGTACCGGCACAGAACGATGCAGGCATAGACAGTGTGCATTACCCGAACGACCTGGTCTGCACATCGAACATTGCCGCCGTGGTTGAGATCAAGAACCATGGCGCAGCGCCGTTGACCACCGTTGACATTGTTTTCAGCTTCGATGGTGGTGCCCCGCAGACCTATGAGTGGACGGGGAACCTGGCTTTCAACGCAACAGAACTGGTCGAATTACCGGCGACTTTGCTTGCCCAGGGTCCGCATACATTGGACGTAGCAACCGCTAATCCCAATAGCTTACCTGATGAGATCCCGGCGAATGACGCTGATGGTTCCAGCTTCGATGCCTCCGGCGAGGCTGTCTCGATCCACATATTCCAAGACCGTTGGGGGTCGGAGACCACATGGGAGATCTACGATGCGCTCGAGATCGCAGCAATAGCCTCAGGAGGCCCATACAACGACTTGGCGGCCACCGGCACTTTACAAACGGTTGAACAGGCCTGCTTGCCAGTAACGTTCGGCAACTGCTTTACCTTGAGGATTTACGACGCGTTCGGGGATGGTATGTGCTGCCTCTACGGTGAAGGGCGCTGGGAAGTGAGGACACCCGGAGGTGCATTGCTGCTGCGCGATAATTTCCACGGTAGCGGAACACTGACGGGGTCGGCGATCTACGATGGTGACCAATCGCCTGCTGTTGGTGCGAACCCGACCTATGGTGGTCATGAATTCTGCTTGCCACAAGGCCCCTCGAACATTGAAAGCAGTGAGTGCGGTGTGTTCAACAACACGCTGTCGAACAAGGTGTTCACCACCTCCACACCCGGTACAGGTCTGTACATGTTCGAATTCGTGAACCCTGACCAAGCCTATCGCCGACGCATCACGGTTTCCAATCGTTTCGTGAAACTGAGCCAGCTGCAAACAAGTCCGCTCGTTGCCGGTGTCCACTATTTCGTTCGTGCCCGTCGCGATGCGGCCAACGATGGCTTCTTCAATGACAATTGGGGCAGCGGTTGCGAAATGGCGCTGGACGTCACTGTCGGACAGGGTTGTGTTCAGTTGATCGACGATACGGACCTTCCCACGCATAGCTGTGGTGTTACCCGTTCGTTCGGCTACAGCGACAAGGTTTGGGCTACTCCGGTGCTTGGTGCAACCCAGTACAGGTTCAAGTTCACAGGGGCCCTTGATCCTGATGGCCCCAATGGCCCCCTGGCTCCAGTCGTTGGCGATCGGGTGATCACCCAAACAAGCTACGTCCGCGTGTTGAATTGGGCCAGTTACACGCTGCTCGACGGCGAGACTTACAACGTCCAGGTCGAAGTGTTCGTGAACGGGGTATGGAGCGGATATTGCGGAAACATCTGCACCGTGACGATCGACAACCCGGCATTCGCCGGCAATAACCTGAACGTCACATTCGACCGCTCTCAGGAAGGTGTGGTGCTCTACCCGAACCCGGTTCGCGATGGTATTGTCAACCTATCGATCACTGGACTCTCGGGAACAGAACATGATGTCGAGATCGACGTGTACGACATGTTCGGCAAACGCGTCCACTCCCGTTCCATCGGCACCGAAGGCGCTACCGAGCTTCGTGCGGTCCTTGACCTGGGCAACTCACTGGCCAGCGGAATGTACATGGTGGACATCACCATGGGCGACCGCCACAGCGTGCAGCGCCTGAGCATCCAGTAA
- a CDS encoding YajQ family cyclic di-GMP-binding protein produces the protein MPSFDIISKVDVQTLDNAINTAKREVETRYDLRGSNSSIEFDRKTLAIKLSTEDNMKLDAIEKIVLERATKQRIDVQAFDLSKEPQPSGKLVIKTIAVQQGIEREKAKKIVKAIKDSGLKVQPQIMDDMIRVTAKKIDDLQDVIALCKQSNFEVPLQYENMKS, from the coding sequence ATGCCCTCTTTCGACATCATCAGCAAGGTGGACGTCCAGACGCTGGACAACGCCATCAACACGGCCAAGCGCGAAGTGGAAACCCGCTACGACCTGCGCGGTTCCAATAGCAGCATCGAGTTCGATCGGAAGACCCTGGCCATCAAGCTCAGCACTGAGGACAACATGAAGCTCGATGCGATCGAGAAGATCGTATTGGAGCGGGCCACCAAGCAACGGATCGATGTTCAGGCGTTCGACCTGAGCAAGGAACCGCAGCCCAGCGGAAAACTGGTCATCAAGACCATTGCTGTTCAGCAAGGCATTGAACGTGAGAAGGCCAAGAAGATCGTGAAGGCCATCAAAGACAGCGGCTTGAAGGTGCAGCCCCAGATCATGGACGATATGATACGGGTCACAGCCAAGAAGATCGACGACCTTCAGGATGTCATCGCGTTGTGCAAGCAGAGCAACTTCGAAGTGCCGCTGCAGTACGAGAACATGAAAAGCTGA
- a CDS encoding T9SS type A sorting domain-containing protein, with amino-acid sequence MRLPILLTGLFTAGTLASQTYFYVDNIVISPTFPNTTDNISISLVGGLSSTGAYVVSANASILGSSVELTVNCADPGGLAVIVPHNEVIPIGQLPAGTYTISLNGTGLGDFAPAPEHVFTVSGGGSPCDSLFIMELQYGAFDDSTVNVTVENYSSALFDYPGFILLDDNGDTIAIETVNYFGIGVGPQLHTLSVQPGAMLPTGTVIGTLQLWTGFYTAEACAFPVDQSLCPPGPCSPLSISIGNMGGAMVNSTFAWEVLDSLGATSLGSGQMTLGAAQMDTANLCLPPGMYQLQMSQPAPSGGQLVMGAADQPYDTPSLSQAFVQGTTNTLALPFYPLCADFSNSIPETTPGSELTVVLRDNQLLVSAGAHLGRLTVHDMQGRALMNAQANNTSHLLDISGLAAGAYLLWSSSGVNARQFVKP; translated from the coding sequence ATGCGACTACCGATCCTCCTCACCGGCCTGTTCACCGCCGGCACGCTGGCCTCCCAGACCTACTTCTACGTGGACAACATCGTTATATCGCCGACTTTTCCGAACACGACGGACAACATCTCCATCAGCTTGGTGGGGGGGCTTTCCAGTACGGGGGCGTACGTGGTGAGCGCGAACGCATCGATCCTTGGCAGTTCCGTCGAACTGACGGTGAACTGCGCCGACCCGGGCGGGTTGGCGGTGATCGTACCGCACAACGAGGTGATCCCGATCGGCCAGTTGCCTGCGGGAACATACACGATCAGTCTGAACGGGACCGGTCTTGGCGACTTCGCGCCAGCACCGGAGCATGTCTTTACCGTAAGCGGCGGCGGTAGCCCTTGTGACTCGCTGTTCATCATGGAACTCCAATACGGGGCGTTCGATGATTCAACCGTGAACGTGACGGTTGAGAATTACAGCAGCGCGCTGTTCGACTACCCGGGGTTCATACTGTTGGACGACAACGGCGATACCATTGCCATCGAAACCGTGAACTACTTCGGCATCGGGGTGGGTCCACAGCTCCATACGTTGTCCGTTCAGCCGGGGGCAATGCTCCCCACGGGCACCGTCATCGGCACGCTGCAACTGTGGACCGGTTTCTACACGGCTGAGGCATGTGCCTTCCCGGTGGATCAATCACTCTGCCCCCCCGGACCTTGCTCTCCACTCTCCATTTCCATAGGTAACATGGGCGGCGCAATGGTGAACTCCACATTCGCATGGGAAGTTCTGGACTCGCTGGGCGCCACAAGCTTGGGATCCGGGCAGATGACGCTTGGAGCGGCGCAGATGGACACGGCGAACCTCTGTCTCCCGCCAGGCATGTACCAACTGCAAATGAGCCAACCAGCACCCAGCGGGGGACAGCTGGTCATGGGCGCGGCTGATCAACCGTATGACACCCCGTCCCTTTCGCAGGCCTTTGTTCAAGGCACCACGAACACCTTGGCTTTGCCGTTCTACCCTCTTTGTGCGGACTTCTCCAATTCGATACCTGAGACCACGCCGGGCTCTGAGCTTACCGTTGTGCTGCGCGATAACCAATTGCTCGTTTCCGCTGGGGCTCACTTGGGCCGCTTGACAGTGCATGACATGCAGGGACGTGCTCTCATGAATGCCCAAGCCAACAACACGAGCCACTTGCTGGACATAAGCGGTCTAGCAGCCGGCGCTTACCTGCTGTGGTCGTCCTCTGGCGTGAATGCCCGGCAATTCGTGAAACCGTAA